A single Fusobacterium hominis DNA region contains:
- a CDS encoding helix-turn-helix domain-containing protein, whose product MGDRFSPRYAKFLLVYTNQSISEISEYLIFNSQSYFTSVFKKETGKTPFEYRKSDL is encoded by the coding sequence ATTGGTGATCGTTTCTCACCCAGATATGCCAAATTTCTATTGGTATATACGAATCAGTCAATATCAGAAATTAGTGAATATCTTATATTTAACTCACAAAGTTACTTCACATCCGTGTTTAAAAAAGAAACAGGAAAAACGCCTTTTGAATATAGAAAGAGTGATTTGTAA
- the fexA gene encoding chloramphenicol/florfenicol efflux MFS transporter FexA yields MKKDSKSKEMIQSEKRGSTRLLMMVLSLSVLVGSITADSVNPVLPLISKALEASKSQVSWIVSGIALVLAIGVPIYGRISDFFELRKLYIFAIMILASGSLLCAIAPNLPLLVLGRMVQGAGMSAIPVLSVIAISKVFPQGKRGGALGIIAGSIGVGTAAGPIFGGVVGQYLGWNALFWFTFLLAIMIVIGAYYALPTIKPAESVGSNKNFDFIGGLFLGLTVGLLLFGITQGETSGFSSFSSLTSLIGSVVALVGFIWRIVTAENPFVPPVLFNNKDYVNTVIIAFFSMFAYFAVLVFVPLLVIEVNGLSSGQAGMILLPGGVAVAILSPFVGRLSDRFGDKRLIITGMTLMGLSTLFLSTYASGASPLLVSVGVLGVGIAFAFTNSPANNAAVSALDADKVGVGMGIFQGALYLGAGTGAGMIGALLSARRDATEPINPLYILDAMSYSDAFLAATGAILIALIAGLGLKKRG; encoded by the coding sequence ATGAAAAAGGATAGTAAATCTAAAGAAATGATTCAATCTGAAAAAAGGGGTTCTACTAGGCTTTTAATGATGGTACTCTCCCTATCTGTACTTGTAGGTTCAATTACGGCTGATTCAGTCAATCCCGTACTTCCACTAATAAGCAAAGCTTTAGAAGCTTCGAAATCTCAAGTGAGTTGGATAGTTAGTGGTATTGCACTTGTTCTTGCGATTGGAGTTCCGATTTATGGTCGAATCTCAGACTTTTTTGAGTTACGAAAGCTATATATCTTTGCCATTATGATTCTGGCAAGTGGTAGTCTTTTATGTGCAATTGCCCCGAACCTCCCATTGTTGGTTTTGGGAAGAATGGTTCAGGGTGCTGGGATGTCCGCAATTCCAGTTCTATCAGTCATTGCAATTTCGAAGGTTTTCCCACAAGGAAAACGTGGGGGAGCTTTGGGAATTATCGCAGGAAGTATTGGTGTTGGAACTGCTGCTGGTCCAATATTTGGTGGAGTAGTTGGTCAATATTTAGGGTGGAATGCCTTGTTTTGGTTCACATTTTTGTTAGCCATTATGATTGTTATTGGTGCCTACTACGCGTTACCGACAATTAAACCGGCAGAATCCGTAGGAAGCAATAAGAACTTTGATTTCATTGGTGGTTTATTCCTCGGCCTCACAGTAGGATTACTCCTTTTTGGCATCACTCAAGGAGAAACTTCTGGTTTTTCTTCGTTCTCATCGTTAACTAGCCTAATTGGTTCTGTTGTAGCTTTGGTGGGATTTATTTGGAGAATTGTTACCGCAGAAAATCCATTTGTACCACCTGTCCTGTTCAATAACAAGGATTATGTCAATACGGTCATAATTGCATTTTTTTCGATGTTTGCTTATTTCGCTGTTCTTGTGTTCGTCCCATTACTAGTCATTGAGGTGAATGGACTCTCTTCTGGACAGGCTGGAATGATATTGTTGCCAGGTGGTGTGGCTGTTGCAATCTTATCTCCCTTCGTTGGCCGTCTTTCTGATCGATTTGGGGATAAACGTCTGATAATTACTGGGATGACTCTGATGGGGCTGTCTACCTTATTCTTGTCCACCTATGCATCTGGTGCTTCACCTCTGTTAGTTTCCGTGGGGGTCCTCGGAGTAGGGATTGCTTTTGCATTCACGAATTCTCCCGCAAATAACGCCGCAGTAAGTGCACTCGATGCAGACAAGGTTGGTGTCGGAATGGGGATTTTCCAAGGTGCTTTGTACCTTGGAGCAGGAACTGGAGCAGGTATGATTGGAGCATTATTATCCGCTCGACGTGATGCTACTGAGCCGATAAATCCATTATATATATTGGACGCTATGTCCTACTCAGATGCGTTCCTTGCAGCTACAGGGGCAATACTCATTGCCTTAATAGCTGGATTAGGTTTAAAAAAGCGTGGGTAA
- a CDS encoding IS6 family transposase, whose product MLSKLDINEINSHYFLPPFSYCDNNTIMALCQEILYDRGINVSHTTIYRWVQEYGKRLYQIWKKKNKKSFYSWKMDETYIKIKGKWHYLYRAIDADGLTLDIWLRKKRDTQAAYAFLKRLVKQFDEPKVVVTDKAPSITSAFKKLKEYGFYQGTEHRTIKYLNNLIEQDHRPVKRRNKFYRSLRTASPTIKGMEAIRGLYKKTRKEGTLFGFSVCTEIKVLLGIPA is encoded by the coding sequence ATGCTTTCTAAACTCGACATTAATGAAATCAATTCCCATTACTTTTTGCCTCCTTTCTCATATTGTGATAATAACACAATAATGGCTCTTTGTCAAGAAATCTTATATGATCGTGGCATTAACGTTTCTCATACGACGATTTATCGTTGGGTGCAAGAATATGGCAAACGACTCTATCAAATTTGGAAAAAGAAAAATAAAAAATCCTTTTATTCATGGAAAATGGATGAAACGTACATCAAAATTAAAGGAAAATGGCATTATTTGTATCGAGCCATCGATGCAGATGGTTTAACCTTGGATATTTGGTTACGTAAAAAACGGGACACACAAGCAGCCTATGCTTTTCTTAAGCGGTTAGTGAAGCAGTTTGATGAACCGAAGGTTGTAGTCACAGATAAAGCCCCCTCTATTACAAGTGCCTTTAAGAAACTAAAAGAATACGGCTTTTATCAAGGGACAGAACATCGTACCATTAAATACCTGAATAATTTGATTGAACAAGACCATCGTCCAGTAAAGAGACGCAATAAATTCTATCGAAGTTTACGCACTGCCTCACCCACGATTAAAGGTATGGAAGCCATCCGAGGATTATATAAGAAAACCCGAAAAGAAGGCACTCTCTTTGGGTTTTCGGTCTGTACTGAAATCAAGGTATTATTGGGAATCCCAGCTTAA
- the tet(O) gene encoding tetracycline resistance ribosomal protection protein Tet(O) has product MKIINLGILAHVDAGKTTLTESLLYTSGAIAEPGSVDKGTTRTDTMNLERQRGITIQTAVTSFQWEDVKVNIIDTPGHMDFLAEVYRSLSVLDGAVLLVSAKDGIQAQTRILFHALQTMKIPTIFFINKIDQEGIDLPMVYREMKAKLSSEIIVKQKVGQHPHINVTDNDDMEQWDTVIMGNAELLEKYMSGKPFKMSELEQEENRRFQNGTLFPVYHGSAKNNLGIRQLIEVIASKFYSSTPEGQSELCGQVFKIEYSEKRRRFVYVRIYSGTLHLRDVIRISEKEKIKITEMYVPTNGELYSSDTACSGDIVILPNDVLQLNSILGNEILLPQRKFIENPLPMLQTTIAVKKSEQREILLGALTEISDCDPLLKYYVDTTTHEIILSFLGNLQMEVICAILEEKYHVEAEIKEPTVIYMERPLRKAEYTIHIEVPPNPFWASVGLSIEPLPIGSGVQYESRVSLGYLNQSFQNAVMEGVLYGCEQGLYGWKVTDCKICFEYGLYYSPVSTPVDFRLLSPIVLEQALKKAGTELLEPYLHFEIYAPQEYLSRAYHDAPRYCADIVSTQIKNDEVILKGEIPARCIQEYRNDLTYFTNGQGVCLTELKGYQPAIGKFICQPRRPNSRIDKVRHMFHKLA; this is encoded by the coding sequence ATGAAAATAATTAACTTAGGCATTCTGGCTCACGTTGACGCAGGAAAGACAACATTAACGGAGAGTTTATTGTATACCAGTGGTGCAATTGCAGAACCAGGGAGCGTAGATAAAGGCACAACAAGGACAGATACAATGAATTTGGAGCGTCAAAGGGGAATCACTATCCAGACAGCAGTGACATCTTTTCAGTGGGAGGATGTAAAAGTCAACATTATAGATACGCCAGGCCATATGGATTTTTTGGCGGAAGTATACCGTTCTTTATCCGTATTAGACGGAGCAGTATTATTAGTTTCTGCAAAGGATGGCATACAGGCACAGACCCGTATACTGTTTCATGCACTACAGACAATGAAGATTCCGACAATTTTTTTCATCAATAAAATTGACCAAGAGGGGATTGATTTGCCAATGGTATATCGAGAAATGAAAGCAAAGCTTTCTTCGGAAATTATAGTGAAGCAAAAGGTTGGGCAGCATCCCCATATAAATGTAACAGACAATGACGATATGGAACAGTGGGATACGGTAATTATGGGAAACGCTGAACTATTAGAGAAATATATGTCAGGGAAACCGTTTAAAATGTCAGAACTGGAACAGGAAGAAAACAGGAGATTCCAAAACGGAACGTTATTTCCCGTTTATCACGGAAGCGCTAAAAACAATCTGGGGATTCGGCAGCTTATAGAAGTAATTGCCAGTAAATTTTATTCATCAACGCCTGAAGGTCAATCTGAACTATGCGGGCAGGTTTTTAAGATTGAATATTCAGAGAAAAGGCGGCGTTTTGTTTATGTGCGTATATATAGCGGAACATTGCATTTGAGGGATGTTATTAGAATATCTGAAAAAGAGAAAATAAAAATCACAGAGATGTATGTTCCGACAAACGGTGAATTATATTCATCCGATACAGCCTGCTCTGGTGATATTGTAATTTTACCAAATGATGTTTTGCAGCTAAACAGTATTTTGGGGAACGAAATACTGTTGCCGCAGAGAAAATTTATTGAAAATCCTCTCCCTATGCTCCAAACAACGATTGCAGTAAAGAAATCTGAACAGCGGGAAATATTGCTTGGGGCACTTACAGAAATTTCAGATTGCGACCCTCTTTTAAAATATTATGTGGATACTACAACGCATGAGATTATACTTTCTTTTTTGGGGAATTTGCAGATGGAAGTCATTTGTGCCATCCTTGAGGAAAAATATCATGTGGAGGCAGAAATAAAAGAGCCTACTGTTATATATATGGAAAGACCGCTTAGAAAAGCAGAATATACCATCCACATAGAAGTCCCGCCAAATCCTTTCTGGGCTTCTGTCGGGTTGTCCATAGAGCCGCTCCCTATTGGAAGCGGAGTGCAGTATGAAAGCAGAGTTTCACTTGGATATTTAAATCAATCGTTCCAAAATGCGGTTATGGAGGGGGTTCTTTATGGCTGCGAGCAGGGGCTGTATGGATGGAAAGTGACAGACTGTAAAATCTGTTTTGAATATGGATTGTATTATAGTCCTGTAAGTACCCCCGTAGACTTTCGGCTGCTTTCCCCTATCGTATTGGAGCAGGCTTTAAAAAAAGCAGGGACAGAACTATTAGAGCCATATCTCCACTTTGAAATTTATGCACCGCAGGAATATCTCTCACGGGCGTATCATGATGCTCCAAGGTATTGTGCAGATATTGTAAGTACTCAGATAAAGAATGACGAGGTCATTCTGAAAGGAGAAATCCCTGCTAGATGTATTCAAGAATACAGGAACGATTTAACTTATTTCACAAATGGGCAGGGAGTCTGCTTGACAGAGTTAAAAGGATACCAGCCAGCTATTGGTAAATTTATTTGCCAACCCCGCCGCCCGAATAGCCGTATAGATAAGGTTCGGCATATGTTCCACAAGTTAGCTTAA